One window of bacterium genomic DNA carries:
- a CDS encoding glutaredoxin: MAKVRVYTTAYCPFCDAAKRLLKQRNIAFEEIDVSEDSARAELKQRTGWRTVPQVFLGEELIGGYQELAAIDASGELAKRLKA; encoded by the coding sequence ATGGCCAAAGTCCGAGTCTACACCACCGCCTATTGCCCCTTCTGCGATGCCGCCAAGCGTCTGCTCAAGCAACGGAACATTGCCTTCGAGGAAATCGACGTGAGCGAGGACTCGGCTCGGGCCGAGCTGAAGCAGCGCACCGGCTGGCGGACGGTTCCCCAGGTCTTCTTGGGCGAAGAGCTGATCGGCGGCTACCAAGAGCTGGCCGCCATCGACGCCAGCGGCGAGCTGGCGAAGCGCCTCAAGGCTTAA